A window of the Gordonia humi genome harbors these coding sequences:
- a CDS encoding 5'-3' exonuclease — protein MTGSVMLLDGASLWFRSFYALPEKMTSPDGRPVNAVRGFIDTIAALVTEHRPTRLVVCLDLDWRPTFRTDLIPSYKAHRVATVGDHAAGDGSGDVEEVPDTLTPQVDMILEALRCAGIATSGAVGCEADDVIGTLAFTEADDDVLVVSGDRDLLQVVADDPVTVRVLYVGRGLKNAELMGPVEVADKYHVPADRAGAAYAEMSILRGDPSDGLPGVPGIGDKTAAKLITEYGDLDALEAAAYDPSSSLAKRARNSIVESKDYLRAARVVVAVRTDAETVHSLEDDVLPTAPADLDGLRALVAELGVDSSVNRLSTALGWDERF, from the coding sequence ATGACCGGATCAGTGATGCTCCTCGACGGCGCCAGCCTGTGGTTCCGTTCGTTCTACGCCCTGCCGGAGAAGATGACCTCCCCCGACGGGCGCCCGGTGAACGCGGTGCGCGGCTTCATCGACACGATCGCCGCACTCGTCACCGAGCATCGGCCCACCCGGCTCGTCGTGTGCCTCGACCTGGACTGGCGCCCGACGTTCCGCACCGATCTGATTCCGTCGTACAAGGCGCATCGCGTCGCGACCGTGGGCGACCACGCCGCAGGCGACGGCAGCGGTGACGTCGAAGAAGTGCCCGACACGCTGACCCCGCAGGTCGACATGATCCTCGAAGCGCTGCGCTGCGCCGGCATCGCCACGTCGGGGGCCGTCGGCTGCGAGGCCGACGACGTGATCGGCACGCTGGCCTTCACCGAGGCCGACGACGACGTCCTCGTCGTCTCCGGCGACCGCGATCTCCTCCAGGTGGTGGCCGACGATCCGGTGACCGTCCGCGTCCTGTACGTGGGCCGCGGCCTCAAGAACGCCGAGCTGATGGGTCCGGTCGAGGTCGCCGACAAGTACCACGTTCCGGCGGACCGGGCCGGCGCCGCGTACGCGGAGATGTCGATCCTGCGCGGCGACCCGTCGGACGGCCTGCCGGGCGTCCCCGGCATCGGCGACAAGACCGCTGCCAAGCTCATCACCGAGTACGGCGACCTCGACGCGCTCGAGGCCGCCGCGTACGACCCGTCGTCGTCGCTCGCCAAACGGGCCCGCAACTCGATCGTCGAATCGAAGGACTACCTGCGCGCGGCCCGGGTGGTCGTCGCCGTGCGCACGGATGCCGAGACCGTCCACAGCCTCGAGGACGACGTGCTGCCGACCGCCCCAGCCGACCTCGACGGTCTTCGCGCCCTCGTCGCCGAACTCGGCGTCGACAGCAGCGTCAACCGACTGTCCACGGCACTGGGCTGGGACGAGAGGTTCTAG
- a CDS encoding TIGR03618 family F420-dependent PPOX class oxidoreductase produces the protein MPRTLADLSPAAHAMLTERHLGSIATLRRDGTPHVCPIGFTVDLDAGLARVITSGGNQKAVNAARGAYASLSHVDGARWITVEGPARVLTDATSVRDAEDRYAARYKAPRENPKRVVIEVTITRVMGARSMFVER, from the coding sequence ATGCCGCGCACCCTCGCCGACCTCTCGCCCGCAGCTCACGCGATGCTCACCGAACGGCATCTGGGCTCCATCGCGACGCTCCGGCGCGACGGCACACCGCACGTGTGCCCGATCGGCTTCACCGTCGACCTCGATGCCGGCCTCGCGCGCGTGATCACCTCGGGCGGGAATCAGAAGGCCGTCAATGCGGCGCGCGGCGCCTATGCGTCGCTGTCGCACGTCGACGGCGCGCGGTGGATCACCGTCGAGGGGCCGGCGCGCGTGCTGACCGACGCGACGTCCGTGCGCGACGCCGAGGACCGCTATGCCGCGCGCTACAAGGCGCCGCGCGAGAATCCGAAGCGTGTGGTCATCGAAGTGACGATCACGCGGGTGATGGGTGCGCGGTCGATGTTCGTCGAGCGGTGA
- a CDS encoding SDR family NAD(P)-dependent oxidoreductase → MGTIVLFGGRSEIGVATASRLAAGREVVLAARRPDDLAVETRVLQAAGATAVHTVAFDADDIASHPGLIEAVVADHGPIEAAIVAFGVLGDGARAETDVEHALAIAHTDYYAQISVITPLAVALRAQGSGTIIAFSSIAGVRARKANYVYGSTKAGLDAFVSGLSDALHDTGVRVLLARPGFVVGAMTRDLMASGVKPAPMSVTADQVADAVATAYRRGRREVWIPGPLRAAAFAMRLVPRFVWRRLSR, encoded by the coding sequence GTGGGAACCATCGTGCTCTTCGGCGGACGCAGTGAGATCGGCGTCGCCACCGCATCCAGACTCGCCGCCGGCCGCGAAGTGGTCTTGGCGGCCAGACGCCCCGACGACCTGGCGGTCGAGACCAGAGTCCTGCAGGCCGCCGGAGCGACGGCGGTGCACACCGTCGCGTTCGACGCCGACGACATCGCCTCGCACCCCGGGCTCATCGAGGCCGTCGTGGCCGACCACGGACCGATCGAGGCCGCGATCGTCGCCTTCGGCGTCCTCGGCGACGGCGCCCGCGCCGAGACGGACGTCGAGCACGCTCTGGCGATCGCGCACACCGACTACTACGCGCAGATCAGTGTGATCACTCCGCTGGCGGTGGCGTTGCGGGCGCAGGGATCGGGGACGATCATCGCGTTCTCGTCGATCGCCGGAGTCCGCGCCCGCAAGGCCAACTACGTCTACGGCTCCACCAAAGCCGGACTCGACGCGTTCGTCAGCGGCCTCTCCGACGCACTGCACGACACCGGCGTCCGGGTGCTTCTGGCCCGGCCCGGCTTCGTCGTCGGCGCCATGACCCGAGACCTGATGGCCTCCGGGGTGAAGCCCGCGCCCATGTCCGTGACCGCCGACCAGGTGGCCGACGCCGTCGCGACCGCCTATCGGAGGGGGCGCCGCGAGGTCTGGATCCCCGGACCGCTGCGCGCCGCGGCGTTCGCGATGAGACTGGTCCCGCGGTTCGTCTGGAGGCGACTGTCGCGGTGA
- a CDS encoding M24 family metallopeptidase, with amino-acid sequence MAARFESDVYARRLERAADLTVHAGFDALVVGTGPDFRYLTGSDADTFERLTALVIPARGRARVVTARLELASLRDSAIGDLDLDVVDWVDGQDPYALALAGLADPRLAVSDTLPALHLIPLSERFSHAPELATGVLRELRMIKDDAEIEALRRAGAAIDRVHARMGEFLRPGRTEGQVAADIDAAILAEGHTVAEFIIVGSGPNGADPHHEHSDRVIGVDDIVVIDIGGPVEPGYNSDSTRTYCFAPPRPDIAAAYDVLERAQAAAVAVARPGVTAEAVDAAARSVITEAGYGDRFIHRTGHGIGLSVHEEPYIVAGNDEILREGMAFSIEPGVYFGGDWGARIEDIVVLTADGCEPLNNRPHSLVRLAP; translated from the coding sequence ATGGCAGCCCGATTCGAGTCCGATGTGTACGCCCGGCGCCTGGAGCGCGCCGCCGACCTCACCGTCCACGCGGGGTTCGACGCCCTCGTGGTCGGTACCGGCCCCGACTTCCGCTATCTGACCGGCTCCGACGCGGACACCTTCGAGCGACTGACCGCCCTGGTGATCCCGGCCCGCGGCCGTGCGCGGGTGGTCACCGCGCGACTGGAACTGGCGTCGCTGCGCGATTCGGCGATCGGCGATCTCGACCTCGACGTCGTCGACTGGGTCGACGGTCAGGACCCGTACGCATTGGCTCTCGCGGGGCTCGCCGATCCTCGCCTGGCCGTCTCGGACACGCTGCCCGCACTGCATCTGATTCCGCTGTCCGAGCGCTTCTCGCACGCCCCCGAGCTGGCGACCGGGGTGCTCCGCGAACTCCGGATGATCAAGGACGACGCCGAGATCGAGGCGCTGCGGCGAGCCGGTGCGGCGATCGACCGCGTGCACGCGAGAATGGGCGAGTTCCTGCGGCCCGGACGCACCGAGGGCCAGGTGGCCGCCGACATCGACGCCGCGATCCTCGCCGAGGGCCACACCGTCGCCGAGTTCATCATCGTCGGTTCGGGGCCGAACGGCGCCGATCCCCATCACGAGCACTCCGACCGCGTGATCGGCGTGGACGACATCGTCGTGATCGACATCGGCGGACCGGTGGAGCCCGGGTACAACTCCGACTCCACGCGCACCTACTGCTTCGCGCCGCCGCGTCCGGACATCGCCGCCGCCTACGACGTCCTCGAACGGGCGCAGGCGGCCGCCGTCGCGGTGGCCAGACCCGGTGTCACGGCGGAGGCCGTCGACGCCGCCGCCCGGTCGGTGATCACCGAGGCGGGCTACGGCGACCGGTTCATCCACCGCACCGGCCACGGCATCGGCCTGTCGGTCCACGAGGAGCCGTACATCGTCGCGGGCAACGACGAGATCCTCCGCGAGGGCATGGCCTTCAGCATCGAGCCGGGCGTGTACTTCGGCGGCGACTGGGGCGCCCGCATCGAGGACATCGTCGTGCTGACCGCCGACGGCTGCGAGCCGCTCAACAACCGGCCGCACTCCCTGGTGCGGTTGGCGCCGTGA